ATTAAAGGGAGTTACTAAAATTCATTTAAACTGTTTGTAATTTCTAATGCTCTTTGAATTGCTAAAAgtaaacagaaatgtaaaatacaaaatctagaaaataccttttttaagactttatttttttaaagcagttttaagttcacagcaaaattgaaaggaaaGTACGGAGATGTCCCGTATACCTCctgcccccacacatgcacagcctcccccattaGCAACATCCCCCACTAGAGGGGTAcatttgtttctgtgtgtgtgcctgtgtgtgtgttttgttttttgttttgttttgttttgtttgagacagagtctcactctgttgcccagacttgagtgcagtggcgtgatctcggctcactgcaacctccgcctcctggattcaggtgattctcctgcctcagcctcctgagcagctgggattacagatgcccgccacgacacctggctaatttttgtgcttttagtagagacagggtttcaccatgttggccaggctggcctcaaactcctgacctcaggtgatctgcctgcctcagcctcccaaagtgctgggattacaggcgtgggccaccatgcccggtctacatttgttacaattgaagAACCTACACCAACAcatcataatcacccaaagtTCATTGCATTTGTGGTCACtgttggtgttgtacattctatgtgtttggacaaatgtaaaatgacatgAATCCACCATTATAGTACTACACAGAGTAGATGCACTCCCCCAGAAATTCTCTGTGCTTTGCCCATTCATCCCCCAATCCCACGTCCAGCCCACACAACTACTGatatttttacctatttttgccttttccagaatgttatatagttggaatcatatactAAGTAGCCCTGCAGATTGCTTCTTTCagttaataatatgcatttaagattctttCACGTCTATTCATGGTTTcacagttcatttctttttagcactgaataatatttcattgcctGGATGTCCCGCAGTACAtgtattcattcacctactgagtgacatcttgattgcttccaagtttgggcaattatggataaagctgctataaacatctatatgtatgtttttgtgtaaacatacatttttatctccttaagataaataccaaggagcaccATTGCCgcatcatatggtaagagtatgtttcaTTCTGAAAGAAACcatcaaactgtcttccaaggtggctgtaccatttttcatttccactaAAACATCCTGCATTTGCCAccgtcagtgttctggattttgacctttctaataggtgtgtagtggtatctcattactgttttgatttgcatttcccctaTAACATATGATGTGAagaatcttttcatatgcttattcaCTATCTGTATATCTTTTCTGGTAAGATGTCTGTTAAGGTTTTcggcccatttttaaaatcagattgtttgtgttcttattgttgagttttaaaagttacttgtacattttggataacagtcctgTATtggatatgtctttttttttttttttttttgagagtgtcactctgtcacccaggctggagtgcagtggagtgatctcagctcactgcaacctctgcctctgaggttcaagcagttctcgtgcctcagcctcctgagtagctaggactacaggcacgcatcatcatgcttggctaatttttgtatttttattagaaacagggttttgccatgtttcccaggctatctcaaacttctgagctcaggcagtccactggcctcagctttccaaagtgctagaattacaggcatgagccactgcacctggccatggatgtgtctttgcatttattttcatccAATTTGTGGCTTATGTGCTCACTCGCTTGAGGAAATGCCTTTTGATTTTAATTCAATGCAAATATTACCAAAAACCtggtataatttcatttttagctGATTCAAGTAGAgttcataaatattcattattctacaaatatttatgatGCACCTTATCATATGTCAAACTCTGACTGAGGATACCAATTACTCTAGTTAAACTGTGACCGTACAGAATCAAGACATCTCTGTAAAGAGAGCAAATTTAATTAACTGATCTGAAAATTTTACCTTTGCTGGCTCACAGTGCTCAATTACCGTGTAATTTAAGTGACATgtgattaattaaattttttagctCCAGCATATTTGGAGTGTTTCCCATGATGTATTACAGTCAAAAGCCATGGTGCTCTCCCAAGTAATGTATAATGTAATAAAGGAGACAGACCTATTACAACATGAATAGGCAGTACAGTGGGATAGAAAAAGCACTGAGCTACTATCTGTGTGAGCTGAGAGAAGTATAGTAAGTTAAATTGTCATCTTGGCCTCAGTTTCATCTTTGGTAAGAATAGAGTCATTGGGCTAGAATCTGTAGGTAATGGATTCTTACTGCTATACATAGAATAACCATTTTGTGTACTAAGGACCAATGCATCCCTACCTGTAGCTGGGTAGCAGCCAGAGTCAGAGtgattggaagaaaaaaattggataCAATGATTTCCAAGTTGAAGGTCTAGCTTTGGAAGAATCTGTGACTATAAAATGAGAAGCAGAATAAGTAAGCCAGATGAACAGTTAAGCCTATGCTTGTAGATTTTTGTTGGCTtggtattttttcatgtttatttcaagAAGAATTAGAGGCAGTGTTCACCACTAAGAAAAGACATAAACTGATTAAAAGGAGATCCAAAGAAGGGAATTATCACTGCTCTGCCAAGGGACCCAGAAGGTGAGGGGACACAACACAGTTCTATGGTCGCCATTAATCCACCCGCACAGCAGCATCTCCATCTGCCTCCTGCCATCTTTCCCCTGTATAGAGAACGACAGGATGTTGgtgatgttctatttcttgactttGGTGACTGTTACAGTCTTTGcttaattatatttcattatttatatgttttgtgCACTTTTTCATacctttcaattttaaaaaaatcctttaaaaatatatggtacAATCATGTCCTGAATGATGCCTccctacatttttaaattgaaaagacCTATGTGAGCAGTCATTTGACTTTGGCAAACAAATGAGGTTTCTCATGGATTCAATTTTTGcggcagacagaaaaaaaatcctttgaaagACAAATACATTGTGTGCTTCCTGCCAATAAGGATGTAATACTTCCTCGTTTTagttaatgaaaaataacacATACTTTCAAAGTTCTGTAgactctaaaaagaaagaaaacactcaaATGAGTCACCTATTTCCACATTTGAGGCTCAGAAGCTATATAAATTTCTGCAGTCACTAGCAGAAAACACCAAATCAACCATAGGTCCAAGAACAATTGTCTCTGTATGGCAGCTATGCGACTCACCGTGCTATGTGCTGTGTGCCTGCTGCCTGGCAGCCTGGCCCTGCCGCTGCCTCGGGAGGCGGGAGGCATGAGTGAGCTCCAGTGGAAACAGGCTCAGGTATGTCACAGCCCACTTACTTGGGGTTCCATTCTTTTGCCATCTACattaagaaatgtgtttttcaatTATTTCCCTTCCCATGTTAGCATTGCAGTGGAATTTCCTTTGGGGtagtttttctgattataaaagcaatatatgtTTTCATCAAGTAGCCATTAAAAGCAGGTTTCAGAGTCTGCTCTAATCGGGCTTGAGTTCCAACCCTCCACTCACTATGTAGATAGACTCAGGAAGGTCATTAAACTTCTGTAAGCTTCAGGTTTCCAATTTGGAAGTTGGAGATAAGCATGGTATCAACCAAATGAGGGTGTTGTAAAGCATTTAACACAGTACCTGAAACATTGTTTAAAttaagttcttatttttatttattataacttGAGATTCTTTTTCTATAGCATACAGAATATTGCCTCTTAAGATACAACTTGTAAATATACTgtttgtatatttacaaaactgTTTGTAATGGAGATATTTGAAGTCAGAAAACATGGGTAGAAGTTACAACTCTCCAACAAATCAATGACGATAGACAAGGCATtaacttttgactttgttttctcctgtgttcagcagaaaaaaatactatgtGTTTTATACCACACGGGGTATTCTAGTAAGTAAATGAGGTGATAACAAAACTGACTAGCATGTATGTAACAATTGTAGATTATAAAGTACTACATATACATTGTGACATTTAATCCTTAGTTCTATAAAAAGAGGAAACCAAGGTTAAATTGATTCGTATACTTATTAGTGGTAGAGATAGAAATCAAGGGCAAGTGCTTCTGGTTCAAAAATCATGTTCTTTCCAATATGCTTCTTAATAAGCAGTCTAATAAATACAAGCAGTCTACTAATTATTATTTGGTCAACTAATGGTATGATTACTCATAAGCATTATTTGTAAATTTAGGCTTTAAGCATAAGAAAAGtcaatttttaatttgcattaacttagacttttaaaaagttccaGTTATAACAAGTTAGATTGAACCACATGAAGTTACtagtatttaacttttaaaatctccAAAACAGCAATTTTATATGGTTCCACCTAATGAATTCTCCAGAAAGAGTACTTTGCATTTAGTTTCTTTACTTAGAGTGCAGGTTAGCAGAAACTTAGAGTTTCTTTACTCGGAGGGATGTTAGCTAGGTTtaacaaaaaataggaaaagtcaTCTCAACAAAGATTTACCAAATCTCACATCCAGAGGGTGTCTTGGTAAAGTCTGTAGCTCTAGAAGGGATTaaatgggttatttgtttttaagtaaagGATCAGTTATCAATTGTCATGGATGAACATAAGTATTTGTGGTACTTAATGAGACAACTGTTGGCAACAGgaaaaaaagttacaatattAATAAGATTTCTTACATAAATTGCATATTCCTGAGCTGTCCTAAGACAGGTAACCATTACCATCTACTCAAAATAAACTGCAAATTAGTAAGTCAATGTTTAAATCGTTTTAACAACAATACTATCAGGCATCATATAACCCTACACATGTTTCTAATGTATAGAAGTCAAAACACTTAAGTTCAAATACTGGCTCCTTCAGTTACTCACGAGGTGATCTTATgcaatttatttaacttctctgagctgtgtttcttcatatataaaatagggataacaaTGCCATACTTGTTTCATAGGGTGGTTATGaggtttacataaaataaatatgtgagtgCCTGGCACTAGTAAGTGCTTAAAAATGTTCCTCTGAGGTTGCTATTGTTAGTTCATTCACTTCTGTTGTTGTATTTGTGCTGCTGGATTCCTATTCTCATATCCAGATACTGAGAACCTTTAGAGAAATTCCCAGGAACCCAACTTTGTGTGGAATAAACCTGGGAGACCTACTGTATACTACAATCTCCCAAAGTGGGTTTGACTAGAGATTTACCAGCAGAAAGAGGGGCTGGGAATGGAATGagcagaaagagggaaaagaggGCCTAGGAGTCAGGAAAGTCAAGTCCAGTTCTGCTACTAATTTAAGGTGTGAACCTGGGCACATAAATCATTTAGTTGTTATAAGCTTTGGTTCCTTCGCTGGATTATTAAATTGAACTACTTAATAATTTGCTAATATCTTTTCCCAGAGCTAAAATTTTAAGACCCTTTAACTTTTGGCTGGAACTACATCTCAGCTGGACCTTAGAGAGGGCTGGTTGACCTCAGCTCTCCCCCACAGGGTCTATGATAACACAGAGAGAAGGTCCCAGTTGTACCCCTGAGGACAGACTGGTACATGCTTCCTGATTGCTCTTACACACATCCAGGCTTTATAAAGTGTATAGTGTATTTCTGCCCCAAACAtttaaagggatttttttaaaactgagggattcttttcttttgctcatGAAATGGCATGCCAGTGCTTCATTAGCAATATTAAATTTTCTCCTCACTAATGCACACTTATTTTACTCAGTGACTATGTAATTATTCTGTCTTCAAATCATTATTTGAATCCACAGGAACCAAAGGCAAGAGATGTATAAGCTTCTAAgataaaagaagataataaacaAGAACTATGGATTAATTACTCTCTTTTCAATAGGACTATCTCAAGAGATTTTATCTCTAtgactcagaaacaaaaaatgccAACAGTTTAGAAGCCAAACTCAAGGAGATGGAAAAATTCTTTGGCCTGCCTATAACTGGAATGTTAAACTCCCGCATCATAGAAATAATGCAGAAGCCCAGATGTGGAGTGCCAGATGTTGCAGAATACTCACTATTTCCAAATAGCCCAAAATGGACTTCCAAAGTAGTTACCTACAGGTTAGTTTTGCTCTGGCTCATTTTGGCAAAAACAATGAAGCCTGTTTCCTAAGAGGTCaaacattgttttcttgtttgctaCTAGGATTGTATCATATACTCGAGACTTACCGCATTTTACAGTGGATCGATTAGTGTCAAAGGCTTTAAACATGTGGGGCAAAGAGATCCCCCTGCATTTCAGGAAAGTTGTATGGGGAACTGCTGACATCATGATTGGCTTTGCACGAGGAGGTAAGAAAGATTCCTGTAGGCTAATCCTGTgtcctgttttgtttgttcatgGTTTATATCAGTGCTCTTTTCTTATGAGGATTAAAATCCTTCAATGAGATTTGattggtagatagatagatagatagatagatagatagatagatagatagatagattgatttaGTAATATTGTTATAATGTTTATAATCTGGTAATATATAGCCAGTCTTTATAGGAGCAGTCGGCAAACTAGGACCCACtgagccaaatccagcccaccttctgtttttgtaaacaaagttttactggaacacagtcaGGATCCTTCATTTCCCTATTATCTAT
The genomic region above belongs to Papio anubis isolate 15944 chromosome 12, Panubis1.0, whole genome shotgun sequence and contains:
- the MMP7 gene encoding matrilysin; translation: MAAMRLTVLCAVCLLPGSLALPLPREAGGMSELQWKQAQDYLKRFYLYDSETKNANSLEAKLKEMEKFFGLPITGMLNSRIIEIMQKPRCGVPDVAEYSLFPNSPKWTSKVVTYRIVSYTRDLPHFTVDRLVSKALNMWGKEIPLHFRKVVWGTADIMIGFARGAHGDPYPFDGPGNTLAHAFAPGPGLGGDAHFDEDERWTDGSSLGINFLYAATHELGHSLGMGHSSDPNAVMYPTYGNGDPQNFKLSQDDIKGIQKLYGKRSNSRKK